A single Mytilus trossulus isolate FHL-02 chromosome 12, PNRI_Mtr1.1.1.hap1, whole genome shotgun sequence DNA region contains:
- the LOC134693690 gene encoding uncharacterized protein LOC134693690 — MEFLVIYFAFDNAFEAVNMSKVECDKTEAEMVKGTKCQVPFETESISEDGKDTVETKLYDGIILCSGQVLGITKEEAATTSMVLGRLSKILGGHDFISSNNTPFKPPSMPSIFNNDPDEINEPDVSSIINTENDSIVDMSTEEQDNSQSTWSSKDSCNVSQNSSNACSEAESSNSRIRGSKPDDKQLTVLIKDSLDPNKFKDVLVVKTEERHARLQAKSSKRPAIALLNAILTCVFTKAELAVSSGLGIRKMKGEVGCPLDGTKIEAIREYIMYHCTREGWQLPSKVEFNTTITNKVTNCRRKLLTHPVLKKKSC; from the exons ATGGAGTTTCTAGTTATTTATTTTGCCTTTGACAATGCATTTGAAGCAGTCAATATGTCAAAGGTAGAATGTGATAAAACAGAGGCGGAAATGGTGAAGGGAACTAAATGCCAGGTACCTTTCGAGACCGAAAGCATCAGTGAGGATGGCAAAGACACTGTGGAGACAAAACTTTATGATGGCATTATTCTCTGTTCTGGACAAG tTCTTGGAATAACCAAAGAGGAAGCAGCCACAACCAGCATGGTATTGGGAAGGTTGTCAAAAATACTAGGTGGTCATGATTTTATTAGTTCAAATAATACTCCATTTAAACCACCCAGCATGCCTAGTATCTTTAACAATGATCCTGATGAAATTAATGAACCCGATGTCAGTAGCATTATCAACACAGAGAATGATTCAATAGTGGACATGAGTACAGAAGAACAAGACAATTCGCAATCTACTTGGAGCTCAAAGGACAGCTGTAATGTTAGTCAAAACAGTTCAAATGCATGTTCTGAGGCTGAATCTTCAAACTCTAGGATTAGAGGATCCAAACCCGATGACaag CAGCTGACTGTTCTTATAAAAGACTCCTTGGACCCTAACAAGTTCAAGGATGTTCTAGTAGTAAAAACTGAGGAAAGACATGCACGTTTGCAGGCCAAATCTTCAAAGAGACCAGCCATAGCCTTATTGAATGCTATATTGACATGTGTTTTCACCAAAGCAGAATTAGCTGTTTCTTCTGGACTAGGCATCAGAAAGATGAAAGGAGAAGTAGGTTGCCCGTTGGATGGTACAAAAATTGAAGCAATACGAG AGTATATCATGTACCATTGTACGCGTGAGGGATGGCAGCTGCCTTCTAAAGTTGAATTTAATACAACAATAACCAACAAAGTTACAAACTGCAGAAGGAAACTGTTAACTCATCCAGTGCTCAAGAAAAAATCTTGTtga